A stretch of the Ananas comosus cultivar F153 linkage group 14, ASM154086v1, whole genome shotgun sequence genome encodes the following:
- the LOC109720528 gene encoding endo-1,3;1,4-beta-D-glucanase-like — MAHSQCCANPPTLSPTGGGGAVVEDLGGLRAYTAGSPDSKLAVLLISDVYGFEAPNLRKIADKVAASGYFVVVPDFFHGDPFSLSNAERPFQAWIQSHTTDKGFEEAKLVVAALKAKGISAIGAVGYCWGAKVVVELAKAGEIQAAVLLHPSFVTVDDFKEVKCPIAILGAESDHLSPPELVKQFGEVLSARAEGDYFVKIFPGVAHGWSVRYRTDDAPAVKSAEEAQSDTLAWLTKYVK; from the exons ATGGCGCACTCTCAGTGCTGCGCGAACCCGCCGACGCTGAGCCCgacgggcggcggcggcgccgtcgtCGAAGACCTCGGCGGCCTCCGGGCCTACACCGCCGGCTCCCCCGATTCCAAGCTCGCCGTCCTTCTCATCTCCGACGTTTATG GATTTGAAGCACCAAACCTGAG GAAAATAGCAGACAAAGTTGCAGCTTCTGGATACTTCGTGGTGGTTCCAGATTTTTTCCATGGGGACCCTTTCTCGCTTAGTAATGCTGAGAGACCTTTCCAAGCGTGGATACAATCTCATACTACG GATAAAGGATTTGAAGAAGCAAAACTGGTTGTTGCAGCTCTAAAAGCTAAAGGGATATCAGCAATTGGTGCTGTTGGCTACTGTTGGGGTG CCAAGGTAGTAGTGGAATTAGCAAAAGCCGGTGAGATTCAAGCTGCTGTGCTTCTGCATCCTTCATTTGTCACTGTTGATGATTTCAAAG AGGTTAAATGTCCCATTGCTATTCTCGGGGCTGAATCAGATCATCTTTCACCTCCTGAATTGGTGAAACAGTTTGGGGAGGTTTTGTCTGCGAGAGCTGAG GGGGACTACTTCGTCAAGATATTTCCTGGCGTTGCACATGGATGGTCTGTTAGATACAGGACCGATGATGCGCCGGCAGTTAAGAGCGCTGAGGAGGCGCAGAGCGACACGCTGGCGTGGTTAACTAAGTATGTCAAGTAA